From the Leifsonia sp. AG29 genome, one window contains:
- the dhaK gene encoding dihydroxyacetone kinase subunit DhaK produces MKKLINDVPDVVAESLAGFGRAHADIVTVSQDPRFVSRADGPVRGKVGLVSGGGSGHEPLHAGFVGKGMLDAAVPGEVFTSPTPMPIVEATKAADGGAGVLHIVKNYTGDVLNFETAADLVGAEGITVRSVVTNDDVAVQDSLYTAGRRGVAGTVLVEKIAGAAADRGDDLDAVTAIAERVNANVRSIGLALTDGTVPHAGQPGFVLPEDEIEFGVGIHGEPGRERIKIEPADRLVDRMMEAVLTDLPFSSGDSVLLFVNGMGGTPLSELYILFRRAAEILDERGIALSRSLVGSYVTSLEMQGASISLLKLDDELTELWDAPVHTAALRWGI; encoded by the coding sequence ATGAAGAAGCTCATCAACGACGTTCCCGACGTCGTGGCGGAGTCCCTCGCGGGCTTCGGCCGAGCTCACGCCGACATCGTCACGGTGTCCCAGGATCCGCGCTTCGTCTCCCGGGCCGATGGCCCGGTCCGCGGCAAGGTCGGCCTCGTCAGCGGCGGGGGGAGCGGCCATGAGCCGCTGCACGCCGGTTTCGTCGGCAAGGGGATGCTCGACGCGGCGGTCCCGGGCGAGGTGTTCACCTCGCCGACCCCGATGCCGATCGTGGAGGCCACCAAGGCGGCCGACGGCGGTGCCGGGGTGCTGCACATCGTGAAGAACTACACCGGCGACGTCTTGAACTTCGAGACGGCCGCCGACCTGGTAGGCGCCGAGGGCATCACGGTGCGCTCGGTGGTCACGAACGACGACGTCGCCGTCCAGGACTCGCTGTACACCGCCGGGAGGCGCGGCGTGGCGGGAACGGTGCTCGTCGAGAAGATCGCCGGCGCGGCCGCCGATCGCGGCGACGACCTCGACGCGGTCACGGCGATCGCCGAGCGGGTGAACGCGAACGTCCGCTCGATCGGTCTGGCGCTGACCGACGGCACGGTGCCGCACGCCGGGCAGCCCGGCTTCGTGCTGCCGGAGGACGAGATCGAGTTCGGCGTCGGCATCCACGGCGAGCCGGGACGCGAGCGCATCAAGATCGAGCCCGCCGACCGTCTCGTCGACCGGATGATGGAGGCCGTGCTCACCGACCTACCGTTCTCGTCAGGCGACAGCGTGCTCCTCTTCGTCAACGGCATGGGCGGCACGCCGCTGTCGGAGCTCTACATCCTGTTCCGGCGCGCAGCGGAGATCCTCGACGAGCGCGGCATCGCGCTGTCGCGGTCGCTGGTGGGCAGCTACGTGACGTCGCTCGAGATGCAGGGGGCGTCGATCTCGCTGCTCAAGCTGGACGACGAGTTGACGGAGCTGTGGGACGCCCCCGTCCACACCGCCGCGCTCCGCTGGGGCATCTGA
- the dhaL gene encoding dihydroxyacetone kinase subunit DhaL — translation MTLDTNWVVSWISAAADSIAEHRQELNTLDREIGDGDHGENMDRGLRAAVEALGKLPDGSTPNAVLRSVAMTLISTVGGASGPLYGTAFLKAAEPVGDAPAIDASTLVALLTAARDGIVSRGKAELGDKTMVDAWTPAVEAAAAAESAGAADAEVLAAAADAADRGAEATVPLVARKGRASYLGERSAGHLDPGARSTALLLRAAAGAAG, via the coding sequence ATGACGCTGGACACGAACTGGGTGGTGTCGTGGATCTCCGCGGCAGCGGACTCCATCGCCGAGCACCGGCAGGAGCTGAACACGCTCGATCGCGAGATCGGCGACGGCGACCACGGCGAGAACATGGATCGCGGCCTGCGTGCCGCCGTGGAGGCGCTCGGCAAGCTGCCCGACGGCTCCACGCCGAACGCCGTGCTGCGTTCGGTCGCGATGACCCTGATCTCGACCGTGGGAGGCGCCTCCGGGCCGCTCTACGGCACGGCGTTCCTGAAGGCCGCCGAGCCCGTCGGCGACGCCCCCGCGATCGACGCGTCGACGCTGGTGGCGCTGCTCACGGCTGCACGCGACGGCATCGTGTCCCGCGGCAAGGCGGAACTGGGCGACAAGACGATGGTGGACGCCTGGACGCCGGCGGTCGAGGCGGCGGCGGCGGCGGAGTCCGCCGGCGCCGCCGACGCGGAGGTGCTCGCCGCCGCCGCAGACGCGGCCGATCGCGGCGCCGAGGCCACCGTGCCGCTCGTGGCCAGGAAGGGCCGCGCCAGCTACCTCGGCGAGCGTTCCGCCGGCCACCTCGACCCGGGCGCCCGGTCCACCGCCTTGCTGCTTCGCGCGGCGGCGGGGGCGGCGGGATGA
- the trpD gene encoding anthranilate phosphoribosyltransferase: MTDSPTWSAVLTSLLAGDDLSVADAAWAMDQVMTGEATDAQLAAFLIALRAKGETVDEIVGFRDAILEHAVPLDVDPMALDIVGTGGDRFGTVNVSTTASIVAASAGVPVIKHGNRAASSSSGSSDVLAALGIDLTLPAERVAEVLRSTGITFAFASAFHPGFGNAGPVRAQLGVPTVFNYLGPLCNPARPEASAVGVATLDRIPLIVGVFQTRGATALVFRGDDGLDELSTTGHSHVWEVSRGLVTEHDIDPRDLGIPRARIDDLLGKDAAYNAAVVRAVLAGQEGPVRDIVLLNAAAGLVSYELASDPSRVQVSILDRFRSHMAVAADAIDSGAAAAKLDEWVAATH; the protein is encoded by the coding sequence GACCGATTCCCCCACGTGGTCCGCCGTGCTCACCTCGCTGCTGGCCGGCGACGACCTGAGCGTGGCGGACGCCGCCTGGGCGATGGACCAGGTCATGACGGGGGAGGCGACCGACGCCCAGCTGGCGGCCTTCCTCATCGCTCTGCGCGCGAAAGGCGAGACCGTCGACGAGATCGTCGGCTTCCGGGACGCCATCCTGGAGCACGCCGTCCCGCTCGACGTGGACCCGATGGCCCTCGACATCGTGGGCACGGGCGGCGACCGGTTCGGCACCGTGAACGTGTCGACCACCGCCTCCATCGTGGCCGCGTCGGCCGGGGTGCCGGTGATCAAGCACGGCAACCGCGCGGCGAGCTCGTCGTCGGGCTCCTCCGACGTGCTCGCGGCGCTCGGCATCGACCTGACTCTGCCCGCGGAGCGTGTGGCTGAGGTGCTCCGGTCGACCGGGATCACGTTCGCCTTCGCAAGCGCGTTCCATCCGGGGTTCGGCAACGCCGGCCCGGTGCGCGCGCAGCTCGGGGTGCCCACCGTCTTCAACTATCTCGGGCCGCTCTGCAACCCGGCGCGGCCGGAGGCGTCGGCCGTCGGGGTAGCGACCCTCGACCGCATCCCGCTCATCGTCGGCGTGTTCCAGACGCGCGGGGCGACCGCCCTCGTCTTCCGGGGCGACGACGGGCTCGACGAGCTGTCGACCACCGGCCACAGCCATGTCTGGGAGGTCTCACGGGGCCTCGTCACCGAGCACGACATCGACCCGCGCGACCTGGGGATCCCCCGCGCACGCATCGACGATCTCCTCGGGAAGGACGCCGCGTACAACGCGGCAGTCGTGCGTGCCGTGCTCGCGGGCCAAGAGGGCCCCGTGCGCGACATCGTGTTGCTCAACGCGGCGGCCGGGCTCGTTTCGTACGAGCTCGCGTCCGACCCGTCGAGGGTCCAGGTGTCCATCCTGGATCGGTTCCGCTCGCACATGGCGGTCGCCGCCGATGCGATCGACTCCGGGGCTGCGGCCGCGAAGCTCGACGAGTGGGTGGCGGCCACGCACTGA